From the genome of Cydia strobilella chromosome 21, ilCydStro3.1, whole genome shotgun sequence, one region includes:
- the LOC134750894 gene encoding zinc finger protein 260-like codes for MACSVVLERLRDDAMVHSGNKPYACEHCGKRFRNKYILREHIQLTHSSTGQKSFVCDFCSSTFQTELLVIEHEKSEHGVSNFMCAECEFTTSSKKSLETHLKSHSLETNFNCSHCSYTSSCKSDLHKHQTIHIAGDPIKCCDFDFKCSVESNLPRHQKTHNRRHQTILTGKQPYTCSYCDYKCSKSFNLRVHERTHTGEKPFQCSHCDYKSSLKTLLQQHLMVHTGVWPFQCSHCDYKSSRKSHLERHLMIHTRAKSFKCSKCDYKSNDRGDLRVHQRIHNKEKRYTCSHCDYKCSYSSALRSHERTHTGEKPFQCSQCDYKCSQKSHLQKHLMIHTGAKPFQCSHCDNKFSQKSHLQQHLMMHTGAKPFQCSHCDYKFSRKSHLQNHRRIHTGAKPFKCSICDYKSAQKSALQTHLRRHTGEKSFKCSNCDYKCSDISGLRSHERRHTGDKNFQCSHCGYKCRQKAYLQQHLMIHTGEKPFQCSQCDYKCSRKSHLKEHLMIHTGVKPFHCSHCDYKSVQKSTLQRHLRIHTGEKLFKCSNCDYKCSDNSALRSHERRHTGEKIFQCSHCDYKCSKKSNLKTHQSIHTGERPYKCSHCEYKCNQKSSLRRHQKTHAGTKPTK; via the coding sequence ATGGCTTGTTCCGTGGTGCTCGAGCGCCTCCGCGACGACGCGATGGTTCACAGTGGGAACAAACCATACGCTTGCGAACACTGTGGCAAGCGTTTTAGAAACAAGTATATTTTACGAGAACACATTCAACTCACGCATTCATCGACCGGACAAAAATCATTTGTTTGTGATTTTTGTAGTTCTACGTTTCAAACCGAATTGCTTGTAATAGAACACGAGAAAAGCGAACATGGTGTTTCAAATTTCATGTGTGCTGAATGTGAGTTTACAACAAGTTCCAAGAAAAGTTTGGAGACTCATTTAAAGAGTCACTCTTTGGAGACTAATTTCAATTGTAGTCACTGTAGTTACACAAGTTCGTGTAAAAGTGACTTGCATAAACACCAAACAATACACATTGCTGGAGATCCTATTAAGTGTTGCGACTTTGATTTCAAATGCAGTGTTGAATCAAACTTGCCACGTCACCAGAAGACGCACAACCGGAGGCACCAGACAATACTCACTGGAAAACAGCCTTACACATGTAGTTATTGCGACTACAAGTGcagtaaaagttttaatttacgAGTACACGAAAGGACACATACTGGCGAGAAGccttttcagtgtagccactgtgattacaaaagcAGTCTGAAGACACTCTTACAACAACACCTGATGGTACATACTGGGGTGTggccatttcagtgtagccactgtgattacaaatccAGTCGAAAGTCACACTTAGAAAGACATCTGATGATACATACTAGGGCGAAGTCATTTAAATGTAGCAAATGCGACTACAAGAGCAATGATAGAGGAGATTTACGAGTTCACCAAAGAATACACAATAAAGAGAAACGGTACACATGCAGTCATTGCGACTACAAGTGCAGTTATAGCTCAGCCTTACGAAGTCACGAAAGGACTCATACTGGCGAGAAGCCTTTTCAGTGCAGCCaatgtgattacaaatgcagtcagAAGTCACACTTACAAAAACATctgatgatacatactggggcgaagccatttcagtgtagccactgtgataaCAAATTCAGTCAGAAGTCACACTTACAACAACACCTGATGATGcatactggggcgaagccatttcagtgtagccactgtgattacaaattcaGCCGGAAGTCACACTTACAAAATCACCGGAGGATACATACTGGGGCAAAGCCATTTAAATGTAGCATCTGCGATTACAAAAGCGCACAGAAATCAGCATTACAGACGCACCTGAGGAGACACACTGGAGAAAAGTCTTTCAAATGTAGTAATTGTGActacaagtgcagtgatatTTCAGGCTTACGAAGTCATGAAAGGCGACATACTGGCGATAAGAattttcagtgtagccactgtggtTACAAATGCAGACAGAAAGCATACTTACAACAacacctgatgatacatactggggagaaaccatttcagtgtagccaatgtgattacaaatgcagtagGAAATCACACTTAAAAGAacacctgatgatacatactggggtGAAGCCATTTCATTGTAGCCACTGCGATTACAAAAGCGTACAGAAATCAACATTACAGAGGCACCTGAGGATACACACTGGAGAAAAGCTTTTCAAATGTAGTAATTGTGACTACAAGTGCAGTGATAATTCTGCCTTACGAAGTCATGAAAGGCGACATACTGGTGAGAAGAtttttcagtgtagccactgtgattacaaatgcagtaaGAAATCAAACTTAAAAACACACCAGAGCATACATACTGGAGAAAGgccttacaaatgtagtcattgCGAATACAAGTGCAATCAGAAATCCAGCCTACGACGTCACCAGAAGACGCATGCTGGAACGAAGCCTACAAAGTAG